The following nucleotide sequence is from Mucilaginibacter sp. cycad4.
CGCCATTTAATACCATATCAACCTTTGGGGTTTGCTGCTGCAGGTGGTGGAGGCACCTGGTGAACCTGGCAGGGGCATCAAACTTATCCTTCAGGTGCACATCGGTAATATGGGCTATCCGCAATGATGGCTTTGCAGCCTGTGTTGTGTTGCCAAGTGCTAATGAAGGCGCCAGAAGCAGGCCGCCAATATTTTTTAATGCTGATCTTCTTTCCATAATATAAAAGCTGCCTCCCGTGTTCAGGCAATTTTGGGGTTAAAAATACATTTATAATGTTGGCGGGCCGCCGGAATTTCTGTTAAACTTTTATTAAGAAAATAATGACCAGAACATCTATATAAAACAAAAAGCCTTCCGCGTTAGCAGAAGACTTAATGAGATTTGTGTAGGGAAGGTTAAAATATTGTTTCGGGGCACTTAGCCATTATTTATTGAAGATATGGCCTGCCTGCCATGTACTCATTTACAGCCCCGGCAATGTATTTGTTGTCGTAACCCGTTTCTTTGTTTTGTAAAACTGATTTATAATAAAGCAGCAGAAAATCGTACACGCCCAGTTCGTGGACCCGTTGCCTGGTTTTAAACAAGCGGTTCATACTCATTTGAATAAGGCTGATGACAAGCAGGTTCAAATCCTGCGGAACCGTACCGGATGAAATCAGTTCCGCAAGCAGTAAAGCTGCCGGCCTGTTGTTTAAGCTCCGGTACCTGAGCAGATCGTTGCCTGCAACCGCGGCGCCTTCGGCAAAAAGGCCTTCAATCTTGTTTCGGTAATGCCTGTATTTAAAAGTCAGTTGCTTTGAAAGCAGATTATCATAATTAACTTCAGGATATGACGATGCTACAAGCAGCTCCATAAGCTCGTTTTTTTGTTCGATCTGAAAATCAAAATCATTCAATAGCCTGTCAATTGATAACAGCCCCCAAAGCCACCTCACCTCTTCAAAGTTGTCGGTCACATCCGCTCTTGATATGAGGCTGGCTATGGCAAGGCTGTCGTTAAAAAACAATTGTTCAACAAGCTCAATTGATGCTTCGCCATAGCGTTCCAGTTCGCGCTCGTAGGTATCAAACTGAACCTTCCAGATCTGCTTTGATTTAATTAAGGCCGAAAAGGAGCTGTTGATATTTTGAATTACCCTCCCCAATGCAAATACAGAAGCAAGGTGCACCCTGAAACGAATATGAGGCTCAGGATCGGCATAACGTACATAAAACCATTGGTCAATCAGGTCTTCATGGTAAAGCTTCTTGCTTAGCTGTATTAGTTCATTGCCTATTACATGCTCCGCGGTTTTAACCCCGCAATATAGTTTTACATATAACCATTCATCGCCCGGGAAAAACTGGCGTTTAGCGGCGTTTGTACTAAGCGGCCCCATACCGGTATATTTGCCGGCTATTTTTTCGCCCCGTTTTAAAACAGCAACAAACTGGTTACCAATAAACTTTTCATCCTTCTTTTTAAGCATGATGTTATTGCGTTCGCCAATGTATTCCTGTAAAATAATTTCACTCTTTTTTTTGCACGATGAAAGCCATGCCGCAACCTCAAGCCTGCTGTTGGTATGTACCACCAATTCACTCTCAATATCTGTAAAAACAAAAGCTCCGGGCAAATCCCAGTATTTAACAAATCTTGTCCATGCTTCGTTGTAATCAACAGCCAGTTCTTTTAACAGCTGCTGTAAATCAGCATTGGTCATGTACCAGGTTTTCAAGGCTAATATTACACCTTCATAAACTACCCTTGGCGTTTTGGTTACCCCAAGTTCAGGTAATATATCAAGGTTAAACCCAAGCTGGTATTTTGAATCCTGGCATTGCAAATCGGCCAGGAACCGGTACACAGGTAAGGCCGTCATGCCGTAATTATATGCTGTATTTAAGCGGGGGATAATCCGTTTGCCCAGTTTGGCCGACCGCAGCACAACGTTATTCCCTTTAACAGATATAAGCAAATCTGTTAAATTAACTTCCTGGTCACCGGCGTTTACCGGCGTTTGAAACTGGTAATCCCGGTACGGTGCAGAGGTAAAACTCCCCAAACAGTCATCAGGCGTGTGTACAATTTCGGCAACTATCGCCGGCTCATAAATACGGGCTTCCGTTTCGGCTATTTCATCAAGGATCTGGCCAAAATTTCTCTCGGCATTGGCCAAACGGCCAAACATGGCAGTACCGGCCGGCCACCCGCAATGTTCAAGATAAAGCAAGGGCTCATCATGGCCTGAAATACGGAACATTACTGAAAAACTTGGGGGCAATTCATCATCATAGGCCTTAATGCTGTCAAACTGCGACTTTTGCAAATGGATAATTTCCTGCCCGGGATTATTAACAATTTGCCCGATAAGCCACTTCACGGCACTGGTATATTGCAGATCTTCCTTATCAGCCGCAAAGCCGGATGATTCTGTATAAGAGTTTACAGCATAACCAATACCTTTTTCGGGATCAAGCGCATCTGTTAGCAAAACCTCCCGCTCATGATACCGGTTACGGAAGCGTTTTATAAATGTTTCCAGATTTTTACTTTGGCGTCGGGGTGTGATCCGGTTAAGCAGATCAATGGCATCGAGCAATTTATCCGCATAAGCTTTATCAAGCGTAGCCGAAGCCCCCTGCCTAAAATAATCAACCTGCAGCAATGTCCCCTGTGAGGCATCACCTGGCAAATCTTTCAAAATCATAGCAACCTTATTATTTTTTGTAATTACGTTATCGGTGCCGGTCAGCACCTGCTTAATGGTATTCAGTTTTGATAAATAGTTTTGTGCCTGCGCACTTTGATGTGCCAACCGGGTAAAAATGCCAATGGCCTGGTCAAGGTATTCTTCGCCCTCAATACAGGGTTCAAGCTCGCTCCACAAAACCTGGTTTTCAATCAATTGGTTCAAAAAAGCGGCGGCATCTTCCGTGTTTTTTCCAAGTGTTTGCGTTATAAATAAGCCAATCGAATTATATGTTCTGGTGTTTTCACAAAACCCGATAACCGCCTGCAGGTCATCAGATACCTTTACCGACGATGCTTTGTATTTACCACAGTTTGCAGTTTGACGGTCAATTTTACGGTAGACCCCGTTTAAGGTATACAGTGTTTTATTTGCCCTGTAACTTAACAATGCCCTCACGACACTATTATTTAAAATTTGGCGGTTCAAATTAACTGCTGCGGCAACGTTGAGCCTTACATGCCGGTAATCATCGCCAAGTTGTAAATCGGTCGTATCCCCCCAGGTAACAGGAGCGCAGCCTGCAAATAACCCCAACGGGTTGGTGCCGGTTGTGCTCCTGTTAATAAATTTGGCAAGGGTTATTTCAAGCTTCTCCAGTTTTTTTGCATCCGTAATATCATCTATATGCAAAACCGCTTCATACAAATCTTTAGAAGCAAGCCAAAGCGCCTGCATAAACAATCCATCCTTAGTAAATGCCCTAATGGTTTCCCTATCAATGGCTTCCGCACAATCAAATGCAGGAAACCTGAGCATTAGGCCTGATGAAAATTTATATTGCCCGGAAAGCTTTGCTGTTTTCATTATAGTTGCCTTTTGATGGTTCTTATTATAAAACAGACATACCCAATGTGATCTAAGCCCGCCCTTAGAACCCTGTTGAACTTGAGGTTTTTTCTGTTGTGGTTCCTGTCATAGTCATATAGAAATCTACAGCGCCACCATTTTTTCCGATGTTATTTGTAAGTGCCCGGTTTAAAATTTGCACTTGTTTAATTTGGATCTTTGGTAAAGATGCTTTGCCATAATTTTTCATACTTTTAAGCTTTTTAAATGGTGTGAATGATGATTTATCTGCCGTTATAGGATAAATGTGGCTAAGCGGATGCAGGGGAGGAAAAAATTAGTACCAATGCGCCCTTGGGGACGACCAAACCCATTAAAAGCAGGACAAAAAATTTATGACAACGAATGTAAAGCGGCCAAAATCCAGGATAAGGGTATTCTTTCAACACCTGCTTGGATGGCTTATTTATATATTATATGAAGAGGCCGTTGTCTATTTTTCTAAAATTGATATAAGCACTGTTTTTGCTTTTATTGTAAATGCCATTATATTTTATAACACCTGGAAAATTTTAAGGGCCATAAGTAAAAAGATCACTAATGTTTTTTTCCTGGCACCCGTTTTATTTGTAGTATCCACAGCTATCATTGTGATAACGGTATTGTTTAAGCTGGAAGTTGATGCGTTAATGTACCATACATCATTCCAGGTTTCGGCCGACCCTGATAAAATCTCCAGCCTTATTATGCGCACAATATATTTTGGCGGAATGGGAGCTGCATTTGGTTTTGCAAGAGAACTGATACAACGGGAACGCGAAGTTGCTCAACACAGTATAGAAAAAGCTCAGATCCTCGAACAACAGCAAAAGCTTGAAAAGAAAGCACTTCAGGCCGAACTAAATGTAATCAAATCGCAGATCAACCCGCACTTTGTATTCAACACACTCGGCTTTTTATATGCCGAAACTTATAAAAAACTCCCCGAAGTTGGGCAGTCAATTATTACGCTTTCAAACATCATGCGGCATGCGTTAACCAAGAATGAAGACGGGTTTAGCAGCCTTGAAAGTGAACTTGCCTACATCAAAGATTTCATAAAAATTCATGAAAACCGGAGTAAAGCTTTTTTTATGAAGATAAGTATCGAAAGCGGTGTTATTCCGTATAAGGTAGTATCATTGGTTTTAATTACCCTTATCGAAAACATGTTTAAGCACGGCATTTTCAATCAGAGCACAAAGGAGGCTGCTTTGAGCATTACTGTTGAAAACGGGAAACTGCATTTTTATTCGCTTAATTATAAAAACAATAACAGCGTTAACAAAATACAGTCTAACGGGATAGGGTTAAATTATATTCGCGAAAGATTAACGGATGAGTATGGCCGGGAAGGATATGAGCTATTGATCAATGAAACGCATAACAGCTATGAATGCAAACTTACCATGCCTTTAAAGTATCATGAAAGTAATTAACTGTATTATAGTTGAGGATGAACCTTACGCCATTGATATTTTAAGCGATTTTATATCAAAGGTACCTTTCATTAACCTTACCGAAACATTTACAAATCCTATTGAGGCATTATTATATTTAAAAGAATCGGCAACTGACCTCATTTTTCTTGATATAAATATGCCTGAGCTTTCGGGTATCGACCTGATTAAAATGCTGCCCAAAAGTACGGAGATCATCATAACATCGGCCTTTAGTGAATTTGCACTGGCAGGGTTTGAAAACAATGTGCTCGACTACCTGCTTAAACCATTTGCCTTCGACAGGTTTTTACAGGCTTCACAAAAAGCCCTTGATAAACTAATACTGCTTTCATTTAATAAGCCAGCCCCTGTAATTGACCTGCAGCCAAAGCCCGACTCATTTTACCTGAAAACCGATCACGGTAAAATTGTGCGCATCAACTTTGAGGATATCATTTATATAGAAGGGCTTAAAAATTACTGTTCGGTTTTTACCGAAAATGAACGGCATATCTCGCTGGTAAGCATGAAAACGTTGGTTGATACCCTGCCCCAGGAAAATTTTGCACGGACCCATAAATCATACATTATCGCTTTAAAACGCATTAAGGCCATTGACGGCAACATGGTGATCTTTGATAAGATTAAAGAAAAGATCCCGATAGGGGTTACTTACCGCGACAGTTTTTTTGCACTGCTCAATAATAAGATGTTCAAGTAATCTAAGCCTTCCCTTTCCGGGCTTTTTCCGATTTAAGGAACTTTAACAGCAACCCGTACAGGATACATTCATGCAGGCGTTGCCGGGTACTGAAATAGCGGTTAACTGCCATGTGGATCACGCTGCTCAAAAACTTCGCATTCCAGTTGATACTGTAGGTTTGCAGCAGTAATTCAACCTGCGTTCTTTTTTGCTGAAGCAGATCATCGTATGCCAAAAGCAGGTTATTCAGGCTGCCATGATATTTTCGATACAACTGATCAATTTGTATTTTAACTGCCTTGTCATCAAACTCGGTAAAAAAGTAAGCCTGCTGCTTTTCAACAAACTGTAGTTGATCGTTCAGATCCGGGCTCATCAGGTTTAAGTAATCTTTGATCAGCCAAAAAATCAGGAGCCAGTCTTCAGTATCATAACGATTACTTTCAAGCAGCCTGAATACGCTGCAGCAAAATGAAGTTTCAATGCAAAAAAGGCCCTCGGCCTGTTCAATCTGCTGCCCGTAACGTTCCAGTTCGCGCACGTAGGTATCAAGCTGTACAACATGGAGCTGCCCGCTTGTCAAAAATGGCGACAGCACTTCGCGTACTGCCAGGTAAACATTCTGAAAATCAACCTCTTCAAACAAATTAATCCTAACCCTGATGTGATTATCCGGATCATGGTACCGGATAAAAAACCATTGCTTTATTTTAACAGTACCCGAATAATTTAACAGTTCATCAAGTTTCAGCAGCACCTCGTTGGCAATATTACTGCTGAGATATAGCTTGATAAACAACCACTCGCTGCCGGGAAAAAAATTGCGCTGGAGTGTATTTTCCATATATTGGAAATATTGCGGCTTTAAAGGCCTTTCGAAATAAAAGGGTGCAACAAACTGGTGCATATAAGGGTTGCCATCCATATCTTTTACAATCGTTTCATATTGAAAATGAATACATTCAGACAAAATCAAAACCGGGGCCTGCCTTGCTATTTCCTTTGCAAGTACCTGTATACTAATTTCATTTGCAGTATCAATCAGTAATTCATTATCGCCTTTTATTATATAAAATTTATCGGGCAGCAGCCACTCATTCCTAAAGCTGTTAAACAAATCGCCGAATTTATCCATGAACTTTTCGGCTTTGCAAAGTTCGTCCAAAATAGCAGGTGTAAACTTCCAGGTTGCGCGGTGCAGGATAACACCAAAGCCGGTTTCAACGCGCGGAAAAAACACAAAATCGGTTGAGAGCGCCCCCCAGTTAAAACTTAAGCTGCCATTACCCCGCTGATGCTGAATATCGCACAAAAAGGTATAAATGGGGTGCTGCGACCTGTTATAATTATACGCACTGCTTAACCGCGGAATTACTTCCCGCTGATGTTTTTTTGAAAACAGCTTAAACACATTCTGCTCAAGCTTTATGTAGATATCGTCAAGCCTCAAAACCGAACTGCCCTTAGCATCATCAATATAAGCCAGCTCATGGGGCCAGAAAGGCGGGTGCATCATAACGTTTAAGATCCGTTCTTCGGGCATATGGATCACTTCGGCAAACATGGCGTCCGGGCTGTTGGCGGTCTCCTTTGCAGCTATCTCTAAACCTGTTTTATAAATTTCGGCATCCCCAACCGCAAACCGGGCTATCATGCTCAAGGCGCCAGGCCCGGTAACCCTTTCCAGGTATACCACATTGTTTTCAAAAAGCTGAAAAAGCGCGCACATGGAAAATGGCAAATTATCTGCACTGCGCTCTTTGACAAAATTATCGGGTATAATAACCTTATACTGTTTTTCAATTTTTGCGCGGTTTAACAGGTTGAGCATTTTAAAATCTATCTCTGTATAATCCACCCATGAAGGCACTCCCTCACTCCCGGTATACAGCCCTTCTGTAAAAAGGGTTTCATGCTCATACCATTGCCCGTATTCAATTCCTGTATCGGTGTCAAATGCCTCCAAAAGCGGTACGCTCTGCTCCTCGTACCTTTTCCTGAACCTGCCCTTAAACTGTTCAATCCTTTTATTGGGCGCCGGGGCATTCAGGTTATTAAGTAATACAATCCCCTTAGTTATTTTCCATTGCAATGATTGGTCAAGCTCCCGGCTTTCCAGTTCGTTAAACCTGGTTACATGTACCTGGTCTTTGAGCTCCCTGCCGGTTATATGATTAGTAATTTGTTCAATTGCGGTATAGAACAAAAACCAGTTTGAATTTTCAGCACCATCGTTATTAATTTTATTAAGCAATTTGATCAATTCATCAATGGTGTTGCTTA
It contains:
- a CDS encoding lantibiotic dehydratase — protein: MKVNFINGLILRSAALSYRQKLGKKNLLTLWHNRLIKESIYIASKSLYNELDAFFAHGQQMQAKEAQLLSSFYKYMARMANRATPFGLFAGCSSVYWGAANKVKLSAKFRKHAVPDAVVSFSLAKQIENANQLSAGYKLNNTLYKVGDDLRFITYQIIDDQRVYQVSAIACNEVLDDIVAVVGDKIWSKQQLLEKFPDFDHDDFIAFINDLIDGQLLKPAFEPAIGYDFPVFLQKTDNTELSNTIDELIKLLNKINNDGAENSNWFLFYTAIEQITNHITGRELKDQVHVTRFNELESRELDQSLQWKITKGIVLLNNLNAPAPNKRIEQFKGRFRKRYEEQSVPLLEAFDTDTGIEYGQWYEHETLFTEGLYTGSEGVPSWVDYTEIDFKMLNLLNRAKIEKQYKVIIPDNFVKERSADNLPFSMCALFQLFENNVVYLERVTGPGALSMIARFAVGDAEIYKTGLEIAAKETANSPDAMFAEVIHMPEERILNVMMHPPFWPHELAYIDDAKGSSVLRLDDIYIKLEQNVFKLFSKKHQREVIPRLSSAYNYNRSQHPIYTFLCDIQHQRGNGSLSFNWGALSTDFVFFPRVETGFGVILHRATWKFTPAILDELCKAEKFMDKFGDLFNSFRNEWLLPDKFYIIKGDNELLIDTANEISIQVLAKEIARQAPVLILSECIHFQYETIVKDMDGNPYMHQFVAPFYFERPLKPQYFQYMENTLQRNFFPGSEWLFIKLYLSSNIANEVLLKLDELLNYSGTVKIKQWFFIRYHDPDNHIRVRINLFEEVDFQNVYLAVREVLSPFLTSGQLHVVQLDTYVRELERYGQQIEQAEGLFCIETSFCCSVFRLLESNRYDTEDWLLIFWLIKDYLNLMSPDLNDQLQFVEKQQAYFFTEFDDKAVKIQIDQLYRKYHGSLNNLLLAYDDLLQQKRTQVELLLQTYSINWNAKFLSSVIHMAVNRYFSTRQRLHECILYGLLLKFLKSEKARKGKA
- a CDS encoding lantibiotic dehydratase, with product MKTAKLSGQYKFSSGLMLRFPAFDCAEAIDRETIRAFTKDGLFMQALWLASKDLYEAVLHIDDITDAKKLEKLEITLAKFINRSTTGTNPLGLFAGCAPVTWGDTTDLQLGDDYRHVRLNVAAAVNLNRQILNNSVVRALLSYRANKTLYTLNGVYRKIDRQTANCGKYKASSVKVSDDLQAVIGFCENTRTYNSIGLFITQTLGKNTEDAAAFLNQLIENQVLWSELEPCIEGEEYLDQAIGIFTRLAHQSAQAQNYLSKLNTIKQVLTGTDNVITKNNKVAMILKDLPGDASQGTLLQVDYFRQGASATLDKAYADKLLDAIDLLNRITPRRQSKNLETFIKRFRNRYHEREVLLTDALDPEKGIGYAVNSYTESSGFAADKEDLQYTSAVKWLIGQIVNNPGQEIIHLQKSQFDSIKAYDDELPPSFSVMFRISGHDEPLLYLEHCGWPAGTAMFGRLANAERNFGQILDEIAETEARIYEPAIVAEIVHTPDDCLGSFTSAPYRDYQFQTPVNAGDQEVNLTDLLISVKGNNVVLRSAKLGKRIIPRLNTAYNYGMTALPVYRFLADLQCQDSKYQLGFNLDILPELGVTKTPRVVYEGVILALKTWYMTNADLQQLLKELAVDYNEAWTRFVKYWDLPGAFVFTDIESELVVHTNSRLEVAAWLSSCKKKSEIILQEYIGERNNIMLKKKDEKFIGNQFVAVLKRGEKIAGKYTGMGPLSTNAAKRQFFPGDEWLYVKLYCGVKTAEHVIGNELIQLSKKLYHEDLIDQWFYVRYADPEPHIRFRVHLASVFALGRVIQNINSSFSALIKSKQIWKVQFDTYERELERYGEASIELVEQLFFNDSLAIASLISRADVTDNFEEVRWLWGLLSIDRLLNDFDFQIEQKNELMELLVASSYPEVNYDNLLSKQLTFKYRHYRNKIEGLFAEGAAVAGNDLLRYRSLNNRPAALLLAELISSGTVPQDLNLLVISLIQMSMNRLFKTRQRVHELGVYDFLLLYYKSVLQNKETGYDNKYIAGAVNEYMAGRPYLQ
- a CDS encoding sensor histidine kinase; the encoded protein is MTTNVKRPKSRIRVFFQHLLGWLIYILYEEAVVYFSKIDISTVFAFIVNAIIFYNTWKILRAISKKITNVFFLAPVLFVVSTAIIVITVLFKLEVDALMYHTSFQVSADPDKISSLIMRTIYFGGMGAAFGFARELIQREREVAQHSIEKAQILEQQQKLEKKALQAELNVIKSQINPHFVFNTLGFLYAETYKKLPEVGQSIITLSNIMRHALTKNEDGFSSLESELAYIKDFIKIHENRSKAFFMKISIESGVIPYKVVSLVLITLIENMFKHGIFNQSTKEAALSITVENGKLHFYSLNYKNNNSVNKIQSNGIGLNYIRERLTDEYGREGYELLINETHNSYECKLTMPLKYHESN
- a CDS encoding response regulator transcription factor, producing the protein MKVINCIIVEDEPYAIDILSDFISKVPFINLTETFTNPIEALLYLKESATDLIFLDINMPELSGIDLIKMLPKSTEIIITSAFSEFALAGFENNVLDYLLKPFAFDRFLQASQKALDKLILLSFNKPAPVIDLQPKPDSFYLKTDHGKIVRINFEDIIYIEGLKNYCSVFTENERHISLVSMKTLVDTLPQENFARTHKSYIIALKRIKAIDGNMVIFDKIKEKIPIGVTYRDSFFALLNNKMFK